A part of Cloacibacillus sp. genomic DNA contains:
- a CDS encoding helix-turn-helix domain-containing protein: MIGKEVVARRKRAGLNQRELAELINVKPNTMSQYENGVRKIPLDVLANVARVLRCSVIDLAYEELGIAVGPETEWQIIDGRPAEPKEGELMFADPLDNEIVALLKDLDKIAKEKVITYMRDQKVITGYYRAVRERG, translated from the coding sequence ATGATTGGAAAAGAGGTTGTCGCAAGAAGAAAAAGAGCTGGATTGAATCAAAGAGAGCTCGCCGAATTGATAAACGTAAAGCCGAACACGATGAGCCAGTACGAAAACGGCGTAAGAAAAATTCCCCTTGATGTTCTAGCCAATGTGGCAAGGGTACTGAGATGTTCCGTTATAGATCTAGCCTATGAGGAACTGGGGATCGCCGTTGGTCCGGAAACAGAATGGCAGATTATCGATGGCAGACCCGCCGAACCGAAAGAGGGGGAGCTGATGTTCGCCGATCCGCTGGATAACGAAATAGTGGCTCTTTTAAAAGACCTAGACAAAATAGCGAAGGAAAAAGTGATCACATACATGAGAGACCAGAAGGTGATCACGGGGTATTATCGTGCGGTGAGGGAGAGGGGATAG
- a CDS encoding helix-turn-helix transcriptional regulator, which yields MNKNELRYLRLKNNLTQRRMCEIIGISCSRYSRIERGYVVPTEAECEKLAEYLGICERKWRS from the coding sequence GTGAACAAAAATGAGCTGCGGTACCTGCGTCTGAAAAACAACCTGACTCAACGGCGGATGTGCGAGATTATCGGGATCTCGTGCAGCAGGTATTCGCGTATTGAGAGGGGGTATGTCGTTCCAACTGAGGCGGAGTGTGAAAAGCTGGCGGAATATTTGGGGATATGTGAAAGAAAATGGCGTTCGTAA
- a CDS encoding TAXI family TRAP transporter solute-binding subunit, which translates to MKKVILAVLILTFIISSSAMAATTFITIGTGSTGGTYYPVGAGLAKIWTKYVPDLKADAQSTGGTVHNIQLMEKKEIQAATMDNNYYNAYNGLLKYKGQEHKYLRGMLPLYPEPVQIMVAKGSGIKSLKDFKGKRISIGAVASGTELSARELIKAAGLDPDKDIKGENLGVGDTGSAFADKHIDAAVMLGALGMGGVVEPSTLGLVEFIDIPDDIIEKVIKQSPYWFKFTIPADTYKGQPSPVKTYAGPNIITVTAEIPDDIVYQMTKTAFENKKDLVTISSNMQNMTPEGAKNIMIPLHPGAMRYYKEIGVIK; encoded by the coding sequence ATGAAAAAAGTTATCTTAGCGGTTCTTATCCTCACCTTTATCATCTCATCATCGGCAATGGCGGCAACCACCTTTATCACAATCGGCACGGGAAGCACCGGCGGTACCTATTACCCCGTAGGCGCCGGGCTTGCGAAGATATGGACGAAGTATGTGCCGGATCTTAAGGCCGACGCCCAGTCCACCGGAGGCACCGTCCACAATATTCAGTTAATGGAGAAGAAGGAGATCCAAGCGGCGACGATGGACAATAATTATTACAACGCCTACAACGGGCTGCTCAAATATAAGGGGCAGGAGCATAAATACCTGCGCGGGATGCTCCCCCTTTATCCCGAGCCGGTGCAGATAATGGTGGCTAAGGGAAGCGGCATCAAATCTCTGAAGGATTTCAAAGGCAAGCGTATCTCTATCGGCGCGGTGGCCAGCGGTACGGAGCTCAGCGCGCGCGAGCTGATCAAGGCCGCGGGGCTGGACCCCGATAAAGATATCAAAGGCGAGAATCTCGGCGTCGGTGATACAGGAAGCGCCTTCGCCGACAAGCATATCGACGCGGCGGTGATGCTCGGCGCGCTTGGAATGGGCGGCGTTGTGGAGCCGTCGACGCTCGGCCTTGTCGAGTTCATCGATATCCCCGACGATATTATTGAGAAGGTCATCAAGCAGTCGCCCTACTGGTTCAAGTTCACGATCCCCGCAGACACTTACAAGGGACAGCCGTCCCCCGTCAAGACATACGCTGGGCCCAATATCATAACTGTCACGGCAGAGATCCCTGACGATATCGTTTACCAGATGACAAAGACAGCCTTTGAAAATAAAAAAGACCTCGTGACTATCTCCTCCAATATGCAGAACATGACCCCAGAGGGCGCCAAGAACATTATGATACCGCTGCACCCGGGTGCTATGCGGTACTATAAAGAGATCGGCGTGATCAAGTAA
- the alr gene encoding alanine racemase — protein MAPVFRPTWVEVDLETIKENYKNIKRYVYGAEIIAVVKANAYGMGLLPTVGALANAGCRYFAVATPDEAFELRASGFNGSVLVIGPAIGSCAPLYVKHDIETVCADEGFLDQLNACGVEQGRRVKVHFKIETGLGRSGFAPEHFLAKAGKFYSLPGIEAAGIMSHFAVADEGRSGFTERQFERFSRVLKTLEARGINVGTRHICNSSGTLLYPRMHLDAVRVGKILYGFCPKTVEKPVELKYSFKVRSEITSIRMAAIGESFGYGLRYVCRDDDLIAVVPIGYADGYSRMYMGKSYALVRGHRVPVVGSICCDQIFLKVTDVPEAEVGDEVILAGRQGEEEISTEELGGYLGTSACEAFNLFRGRIPRLYNMDRELSKEKFDER, from the coding sequence ATGGCCCCTGTCTTTCGCCCTACGTGGGTAGAGGTGGATTTGGAAACGATAAAGGAAAATTACAAGAATATAAAGAGGTACGTCTACGGCGCTGAGATCATCGCCGTTGTGAAGGCCAACGCCTACGGGATGGGGCTGCTGCCGACGGTGGGGGCGCTGGCAAACGCCGGATGCCGTTATTTCGCCGTGGCCACGCCCGACGAGGCCTTCGAGCTGCGCGCCTCAGGTTTTAACGGCTCCGTTCTGGTGATCGGCCCGGCGATAGGCAGCTGCGCCCCGCTTTATGTGAAGCATGACATCGAGACCGTCTGCGCCGATGAAGGATTCCTCGATCAGCTGAACGCCTGCGGCGTCGAACAGGGCAGGCGCGTAAAGGTACATTTCAAGATAGAGACCGGACTTGGCAGGAGCGGTTTCGCCCCGGAGCACTTTCTCGCAAAGGCCGGCAAGTTCTATTCCCTCCCCGGTATTGAGGCGGCGGGCATTATGAGCCACTTCGCCGTCGCCGACGAGGGGCGCAGCGGCTTCACGGAACGGCAGTTCGAACGCTTTTCCAGGGTATTGAAGACGCTTGAGGCCAGAGGCATAAACGTCGGCACGAGGCATATCTGCAACAGCTCCGGCACTTTGCTGTATCCGCGGATGCACCTTGACGCGGTACGCGTCGGTAAAATACTCTACGGCTTCTGCCCGAAAACCGTTGAAAAACCCGTCGAACTAAAGTATTCTTTCAAGGTGCGCTCAGAGATAACCTCCATACGGATGGCCGCGATCGGTGAATCTTTCGGGTACGGCCTGCGTTATGTCTGCCGCGACGACGACCTTATCGCGGTGGTGCCGATAGGCTATGCAGACGGCTACAGCCGGATGTACATGGGAAAGAGTTACGCGCTGGTCCGCGGACACAGGGTTCCCGTCGTAGGCAGCATCTGCTGCGACCAGATTTTCCTGAAGGTGACCGACGTGCCGGAGGCGGAGGTCGGCGACGAGGTCATCCTCGCCGGCAGGCAGGGCGAGGAGGAGATCTCGACGGAGGAGCTTGGCGGATATCTCGGGACAAGCGCCTGTGAAGCCTTCAATTTATTCAGGGGACGCATACCGCGCCTGTACAACATGGATAGGGAGCTTTCAAAGGAGAAGTTTGATGAAAGATAA
- a CDS encoding TRAP transporter permease yields MLPCLSIIFLAYCYFGNYVPGIFQIRGYSLSRIIQHMYLTPEGIFGLALGVSATFVIVFIIFGAFLSHSGGARFFNELALAVAGGRPGGPAKVAVVASGLLGTISGSSVANVATTGAFTIPLMKRVGYQPYYAGAVEACASTGGQLMPPIMGAGAFIMSEFLGIPYLTIAGAAVIPAFLYYAAIFTNVHIRARKKGLQGLPKEQLPALKEVMRADGHLVIPVIVIIATLLMKYTPLRAGFIGVISVIVVSSLKKNTRMSFATIFKALEDGARGALGVAMACALVGFIVGTSSLTSLGLTISNNIIEIAGGNLLLTLVMAMCACIILGMGLPTTANYIVCSTIIAPALIGMSVLPLAAHLFVFYFGIMADITPPVCLAAFTGAGIAGASPSKTGFTATRIAIASFMLPYCFVYNPMLLLQRVVYWELAILVISAFLGVMMLAGALEGWIFRDLRVAERAVIGAAAVAAIHHDITVSVCSIVVLLALSFYFYRTRCKAPSLCRTE; encoded by the coding sequence GTGCTGCCGTGCCTCTCGATAATCTTCCTCGCTTACTGTTATTTCGGAAATTATGTTCCGGGAATATTTCAGATCAGGGGGTATTCGCTGAGCCGGATAATACAGCACATGTATCTCACCCCCGAGGGGATCTTCGGCCTCGCGCTTGGCGTATCGGCGACCTTCGTCATCGTCTTTATCATCTTCGGGGCATTTCTCTCACACAGCGGCGGCGCTCGTTTTTTCAATGAGCTCGCGCTTGCGGTCGCAGGCGGCCGTCCCGGCGGTCCGGCGAAGGTCGCCGTCGTCGCCTCCGGACTCCTCGGGACGATAAGCGGCTCTTCCGTGGCAAATGTCGCGACCACGGGAGCCTTTACTATTCCTTTGATGAAGCGCGTCGGTTATCAGCCCTATTACGCGGGGGCGGTGGAGGCCTGCGCCTCGACGGGAGGGCAGCTGATGCCGCCGATCATGGGGGCGGGAGCGTTCATTATGAGCGAATTCCTTGGCATTCCATATCTCACGATTGCCGGAGCCGCCGTCATTCCCGCCTTCCTCTACTACGCGGCGATCTTTACAAACGTGCACATCAGGGCAAGGAAGAAAGGGCTTCAGGGGCTGCCAAAGGAACAACTGCCCGCACTGAAGGAGGTCATGAGGGCGGACGGGCATCTGGTGATCCCCGTCATCGTCATCATAGCGACGCTCTTAATGAAATACACGCCCCTGCGGGCGGGATTCATCGGCGTGATCTCTGTCATCGTCGTGAGTTCGCTGAAAAAGAACACGCGCATGAGCTTCGCCACCATATTTAAGGCTTTGGAGGATGGAGCGCGCGGAGCGCTTGGCGTCGCGATGGCCTGCGCCCTTGTCGGCTTCATCGTCGGCACCTCTTCGCTGACCTCGCTCGGCCTCACCATATCAAACAACATCATCGAGATCGCGGGCGGCAATCTGCTCCTTACGCTCGTCATGGCGATGTGCGCCTGTATCATCCTTGGCATGGGGCTGCCGACCACGGCAAACTACATCGTATGCAGCACGATAATCGCTCCGGCGCTCATCGGTATGTCGGTCTTGCCGCTTGCCGCGCATCTTTTCGTATTCTACTTCGGCATCATGGCGGACATCACGCCGCCCGTTTGTCTCGCCGCCTTCACCGGTGCGGGAATCGCCGGGGCAAGCCCCTCTAAGACGGGATTTACGGCGACGCGCATCGCGATCGCGAGCTTCATGCTCCCCTACTGCTTCGTCTATAATCCCATGCTGCTGTTGCAGAGGGTGGTATATTGGGAGCTGGCCATTCTCGTAATCTCCGCCTTTCTCGGCGTGATGATGCTCGCCGGAGCGCTTGAGGGCTGGATCTTCCGTGATCTTCGAGTGGCGGAGCGCGCCGTCATCGGCGCGGCGGCGGTCGCCGCGATACATCACGACATCACGGTAAGTGTATGTTCTATCGTCGTGCTGCTTGCCTTGTCTTTTTATTTTTACAGGACCAGATGTAAGGCCCCCTCCCTGTGCCGGACGGAGTAA
- a CDS encoding M14 family zinc carboxypeptidase has translation MKRSAVIFFIICSVILSAAAAFAANPLEKLKTPAELSNWTRTTSSKEVIDYLTQVAKNSGGRIRMEFIAWTTKGNLVPLLVIGTPAPKSPEEVPAEKAIAYVNCNIHSGEIEGKESMLIFAREVALGRHDDLLKDLVILLAPNMSPDGNDNLGTWRRGSQFTPALVGTRYNGQGFNMNRDMTKLEAYESRAVVEVMNKWDPVIFVDAHATNGSYMRHAVTYNWGLHPNTDPNIMAYNRGEFSRKAIGPDSYLYKKLDHKSIPYGNFGKNYSGKVSEGWWTFEDYPRYTTNYAGLRNRLAMLLEVYSYDDFKTRVDTQYACIYGILQTVAQDKDKIKALIKKADERESARATAGISPNDKVCLNSYLTTLDEIDGGYVSVDSYAADGEGRVTPTRTEYGMDGFKTAVYFEKEAVHHIPYYGKFVPTGTEQMGALYVIRPGADDAVQLLLRHGITVDRITEDVAAADFEWFKIDTLGTKKSLYEGHHMNVVSGDWTASKDLTLPAGSFVVSTAQPHGSLAALLLEPKSVDGLVSWNYLDKLITTEGACYDRFMTRDSSTNARVVFPVWKFREFGGIPTSKLTPVERLAHDETLPKPITSGRTKTAP, from the coding sequence GTGAAAAGATCGGCGGTTATATTTTTTATCATCTGTTCCGTCATACTGAGCGCCGCGGCGGCTTTCGCGGCAAATCCGCTGGAAAAGCTAAAGACGCCGGCGGAACTTTCCAACTGGACGAGGACCACCTCAAGCAAAGAGGTTATCGATTATCTGACGCAGGTGGCGAAGAACAGCGGCGGCAGGATACGCATGGAGTTTATCGCCTGGACGACGAAGGGCAATCTCGTTCCCCTGCTGGTAATCGGCACGCCAGCGCCGAAGTCGCCGGAAGAGGTACCGGCAGAGAAGGCAATCGCCTATGTGAACTGCAACATCCACTCCGGCGAAATCGAGGGCAAGGAGTCGATGCTCATCTTCGCACGGGAGGTTGCGCTGGGCCGGCATGACGACCTGCTCAAAGACCTTGTGATTTTACTTGCCCCGAACATGAGCCCCGACGGCAACGACAACCTCGGGACCTGGCGCCGGGGAAGCCAGTTCACCCCCGCGCTGGTGGGAACGCGGTACAACGGGCAGGGTTTCAACATGAACCGCGATATGACGAAGCTCGAGGCCTATGAGTCGCGCGCAGTGGTCGAGGTGATGAACAAATGGGACCCAGTGATCTTCGTGGACGCTCACGCGACAAACGGCTCCTATATGCGCCACGCCGTCACCTACAACTGGGGGCTGCACCCAAACACCGATCCCAATATCATGGCCTACAACCGCGGCGAGTTCTCGCGCAAGGCCATCGGCCCGGACTCGTACCTGTATAAGAAGCTCGACCACAAGTCTATCCCCTACGGCAATTTCGGGAAAAATTACAGCGGCAAGGTCTCGGAGGGCTGGTGGACCTTCGAGGATTATCCGCGCTACACGACAAACTACGCGGGGCTCCGCAACCGCCTCGCGATGCTGCTGGAGGTCTATTCCTACGATGACTTCAAGACACGCGTGGATACGCAGTACGCCTGTATCTATGGCATACTTCAGACGGTGGCGCAGGACAAGGATAAGATCAAGGCCCTCATAAAGAAGGCCGACGAGCGGGAGAGCGCAAGAGCGACGGCGGGAATATCGCCAAACGACAAGGTCTGCCTCAATTCGTATCTCACTACGCTGGACGAGATCGACGGCGGTTATGTCAGCGTCGATTCGTACGCCGCGGACGGCGAGGGGCGGGTCACGCCAACCCGCACCGAGTACGGCATGGACGGGTTCAAAACCGCCGTCTACTTTGAGAAAGAGGCCGTGCACCACATCCCCTATTACGGCAAGTTCGTACCGACCGGCACCGAGCAAATGGGCGCGCTCTATGTCATCCGCCCCGGCGCGGACGACGCGGTGCAGCTCCTTCTCCGCCACGGCATCACCGTCGACAGGATCACGGAGGACGTCGCCGCGGCGGACTTTGAATGGTTCAAGATCGATACTCTCGGCACAAAGAAATCTCTCTACGAGGGGCACCATATGAACGTCGTCTCCGGCGACTGGACGGCCTCAAAGGATCTCACGCTCCCCGCCGGAAGCTTTGTCGTTTCGACGGCCCAGCCGCACGGCTCTCTAGCCGCCCTGCTGCTTGAGCCCAAGAGCGTCGACGGTCTCGTCTCCTGGAACTATCTCGACAAGCTGATCACGACGGAGGGCGCGTGCTACGACCGCTTCATGACCAGAGATTCATCCACCAACGCCAGGGTGGTATTCCCTGTGTGGAAGTTCCGCGAATTCGGCGGCATTCCTACGTCAAAGCTGACGCCGGTGGAAAGGCTGGCGCACGACGAGACTCTGCCTAAGCCGATAACATCAGGCCGTACAAAGACGGCTCCTTAA